Sequence from the Miscanthus floridulus cultivar M001 chromosome 16, ASM1932011v1, whole genome shotgun sequence genome:
GGAAGCTTCTTGGACGGCGTCTTTTCTAGCTACGTGTGTTCACGTGAGGAAGCAGGGGATGCACTACGGCACAGGAATGTCAGCAACGCCACTCTAACCACCGCACTGCCTCGGCAACGGGCACCGGCAGCCGCCGCTTGCTGCTCCCTGCCTTCCTCGCACTAGACAGCGCCAATCAGGAGACGACCCTCGCGTGGCCCAGGTCGATCAGGTCCCAGAGCACATGTTAGCCACGCTGGCCCACAGATCATCTCCGTCCATGTCCATGTcgatgtcaaaatcaagaagcTGCTGCTGGTACTGATGGTGCCTATGATGCCCATTGGCTGCAGCTGGCGCGGCCACCGGCGCTTCCCACCACCACTTGCCGTCGTCAAATGTTGTGGTTTTGCCACTTTCCCTGCACTGGGTGTCGTAGCAGCAGCTGCTGGTAGTGGTGAGGTCGCTGTAGTGACAGTGCTCGTAGCTGTAGTTGTCTGAGGCCTCCCTCTCGTGGCCTGCAGCAGCCTCGGCCTCTGTCTCGGCATTCCTCGCGAAGCGGCCCTGCACCCTGGGCCTGCTGTCCGCCAGCGTCTTCCTGCAGGCATACTGAAGAGGTCCGGAGCAACAGATGCATTAGAGGACATGCAAACATTGAAATTGCATTTGCAGATTGCGTGGTGCGGGAAATCATTACAGTGATCTTTTTGTGGAAGTTCCTCTGGTTACGCTTCGTACGGTAACGCTCAATCTTCTGCTTGCGTTCTTCAGCGCTGTAACGGCCAACCTTCTGAGTGAAAGGCACCCCTGCATCTTGGCCGTGTGGGTCACCTGaaagtggtggcggtggtggagacgccGCGACATTCATCACCTGCTTTGTATAACATGGGTgagaaatgattaaaacttgttTATGACCAGCTATAAGACCAgcttgtggtctgttggattaccTGGAGGTCACCAGTACTGAAGACACGCCGCATGGCTCCAGTTCTGAACTCCAAAAGGTCACCGGAAGAtgaggaaggggaagaaggaaCATGGGGAAGAGGCAACTGGCATGCCGAAGCCGAAGGAGACGAGCAAGAAAAGGTGGCATTACTGCTGAGCTGTTCAGACAACTGGAGGTGAATAGGGAGGAAATGCGAGTTGATGTTGCTATGTATGTAGTAGGAAGGCAGGGAAGATGGGTAGGGAGGCGGCGCAACATTGGGAAGTGCTAGCAAGCCACCGTTGCCGTGGAAGAAACCCCCTCGAGGAATTTCAGTCGGAGCTGTGGGCACAGCAGAGGAGAAGCCCACTGCATGGTGCATGGAGAGGTCACTGTAGTTGGGTGGCGACGAGGATGAAGGATGGAACATGGCTTTTGGGCGTGAATCCCTCTGATGTGTTTGGGGAGTCAGTGCAAGTGAAGGAGGGTTGGTATAAAAAGAGAAGATTTGGTGCATGGTTCAATAGGCCCGGCCCTGGGGCGGGGCGGGAGGGCAGGcgtcccaggcccaggttgcCGATGCCCCAGGTATGCATACAGTACTAGTACTACACAGCCCAAACATACGCCAGAGCAGAGTCCAATGAATCGACGACACCGGTGATACGCATTCAGCATCCGCGTGAGTCGCGCACTCGCGCCCCTTCCTTTCCTTCGAGTTTTACGGTTGGACTTACCCAGCGAAGCGAGTCGCCGCCCGGAAATTCCCGAGACGCACAGAAGCGTAATGCAGGTTTGTTTAGCCCTCCAAGCAGCTACGTTACTCTCCTTTGCTAACAAGTCCTAATATAAAAATTGGAATTTGGAATCATGTTTAAAAAGAAACTCAACGTTTTTCCTGCTTTAACTGAATTTAGTTAAAGGATTTATCGCGGTGTCGTCTTCATGTATGTATGGTTTGTGCAATTCAGGTAACATATGAAATTCGCTGCTACAGCTTTGTGCATTTAATCGTCGAATGAATCCAAATTTCTTTGAGTGGTGATAAGGTTTGAGCCATTGAGTTCGAGTGGTTGATAtaacaatgtatgtatgtaatgTAAGAATTACAAGGAATCACTTGGCCAGCTAGTGACAATAAGCAATGCATAGGACTGTAGCCTGTTGGAGGCAGGAGACTAAGGTAGCGTTTGGCTGGGAGTCAAGGTGGAGTGGGACGATCCTGTCTCTGATTTATGGGACGGGACGACTCCATTTTCTATTTGGTTGACGAGGGATAGGATCGACCCATTTTGTGTTTGGTTAAGAGACACAAAAAGTGGGATGAGCTACCGACCAGTGGGACCCATTTGTAAGTTATTTttaatctttttccttctcttctccttatctcttcctctctctctccttatcTCTTTCTCCCGAACCTCGCTCACTCTTCCTCTTCCCCCCTGCTCCGCCGGGCCtacgtgcgccgccgccgcctcttcctCGCCCGCGCGGCATGGCTTGCGGCAGAGATGAACCGCGCGGCATGGCCGGTGCCGGAGCTCACCCACATGCGCCACCTCTCGTTGCCCGTTCTCGTCTTCCCCGTCGCGGCTCATCCTAGGGGCGCTGCTTGCTCGCCGGAGTTGGGGGCGCTGCTCGCTCGCGCAGCGCCCGTCGGAGTTAGGGCAGAGCTAGGGGCGCTGCTTGCCCGGGCGCACCTGCTCTCCGCCCAGCAGCGCTCTTTCGCCCGGCCGCGCGCCGGAGCTGGGGCTGGAGCTGACCCGCTCGGCAGCATGCCGGAGCCGGGGCCGGAGCTCACCCACCCGGCCGCGTGCCGGAGCCggtggcggagctcgcccgccCGACCTGCGCCACCGCTCGCCATCACGCGCTCGTATTGCgtgcgcccgcccgcccgcccgcgaaGGCCGTCCTAGGTGGGACAGACTCTGTCCGCCGAAAAATGAGGGACGAGAGCGACGGCATCTAGTGAGAATATTCGTTGGTGGAACAGTCCTATCTCCAGTTCGCCCCTGAACTAAACAACAGCAAAAGTGGGATCATCCCACCCCATCCCACGCCATCCCACCAACCAAACACACAGTAAGGGTAAAAAGGCTTACTCATTGCCCCTCTCATCATTGAGTTGCAATACCTTGCATTGGGGTTCTGATTCCCCTTTGACCGATCTTGAGCTAATATCCTAGCCTCTGTTGCTGCACTTTTGCCAGTTGCAGAGACAGTTTGGCATCTGTTGCTCCTCTGGCggttaaagatggcaacggggccctgatacccgatacccgatgggtatttgaTCTATCAGGGGACGGGAAtgagatcatatctttacccgcgggcatctaaatgggcaagaatccatccccgacgggtatagcgggtacgggaacattccctgtttacccgtccccgttacctgtTGGGGAACCCgattatttgagctgtcatgcgagtattaggcccaaagaagctcagcataggtattttggcccaaatctaaacaatcatatatatagtttgtgtgttctaggaaccatagttcaatttttcctcaccatctccgccagcggtacaagcacgcctgcctcacgtgAGCTCATGCCCCTCGTTTTcccagttcggtctctctgccacctttgctcgtcctcctcgcaacctcgctccatctcctcggcatctccgagactccgacacttatacccgggtaaagaagaaacgtctccgagaCTCAGACTTGCAGACAGAAATATGCTCCAACCAAATATGCATTAATATAAACACAAAGAAGTCGATTCCAGACTTGCAGTGACATTTCCACATAAGAAATGAAGAAGGTATAAAAATACATCTTACTGAACATGTTTATACATGTATGGACCTTTTGCAAGTGCGGATACATCAAACATTCCTTACTCGATGTATATAACATTTTCTTAATCGAACGCGACtaagacttcatcaagggtcagccttgagCCCGTATCTCTTTACCTTGGTAATAGATAAGGTCACCAGGAACATACAATGGGTTACCCCTTGGTGTatattgttcgctgatgatgtagtgttagtggacgaaagtcaggcgagagtaaataggaaactagagttatggcggcagacccttgagtctaaaggttttggATTGAGCAGAattaaaaccgaatacatgagatgcgactttggcggagttgtacaggaggagggagatgtgagtttggaaggtcaagtagtgcctaagaaggatacctttcggtatctgggatggatactacagagggatggagatattgatgtggacgttagccatagaatcaaagcagggtggatcaagtgacgataagcttctggcattctctgtgacaagagggtaacacaaaagctaaaaggcaagttctataaaacggggattagaccggctatgttgtatggagcagaatgttggcctacaaagattcgacatgttcagcagctgagtgttgcagaaatgcgtatgttacgatggatttgtggtcacacaaaggatacctttcggtatctgggatagatgctacagagggatggagatattgatgcggacgttagccacagaatcaaagcagggtggatcaagtggcgacaagcttctggcattctctgtgacaagagggtaccacaaaagttaaaaggcaagttctatagaacgggaattagaccggctatgttgtatggagcaaaatgttggcctacaaagattcgacatgttcaacacctgagtgttgcagaaatacgtatgttgcaatgaatttgtggtcacacaagaatggaccgagttcggatcgatgatatacgtgatcgcctagaggtagcaccaattgaagaaaagcttgtccaacattggttgaggtggtttggccatgtccaaagaagacctccagagacaccagtgcattatggagtcctaagccaagctaataatacgaGGAGAGGTATAgtaagaccgaaattgacataggggggaggcaataaaaagagatttgaatgCTTGGAATTTacttagagatctatgtttgaataggagtacttggaaagcagctattgaagtgcctgaaccgtgacttgaggCTCTttgtgggtttcaactctagcctacctcaacttgtttgggactgaaaggctatgttgttgttgttgttgaacgcGACTAAGACTGAATTCTCAGCAAGAGATGAATAAGAAATCTTAGCTTTCCTTTTCCGAAGAAACCCACTAAGAGAATGATGTAGCACTTCTTCAAAAGCTTGAGAACACTTCTTTATTTTTAAAAGGAAAAGAACACAGTAAACATAAGTGACTAGATTTTGGAACTTATGCTGCACATGCAACCTATCTTTTCGACTGCAGTTCTGAATGTGCTTTTGGGTTTGTCAATGAAGCCACTTACAAAGGACAAGAACAAAATTAGAGATGAGGTAAGAAACAAATGTGCAACTCACATCTACATTGTCAACAGGATCCACTTGCAACATTTGGCTAGCAAGAAATCAGGAAAAAAAAATTGACGGAATAACTGTGTTGGATTGATAAGAGAAAACTGCATAACAAATGGTTTGTCTCTGGAAACATAGAGCAAAGAAAGAAACAAGAAGAAATTTGATAAAGAGATGGGCACAAAAATGGACAGGACAGGCTGCAGGAGCTATTACACCATGATCCTATCATAAATTGCCAAATTTGTATGCTCTAAGATAAACTCAGAAGTTGAACCTCATTTGTTTGCTCATCTTTGAGGCTGCAATTTCCTTTGTTTTGATCTGTTTGTAACCTTTCTTTCACTATCGGTTCAAATCTAACACCTGTAATTATGCATTCAAATGCATTTGCACAAAATTTTTTTATGTTTCTAGTGAAAACAGGTAGGGGCCTCCCCACCCGACTTCCCAAATAATAAGAAAAAGGATCCACTTACAAACACAACAGGACTAGTAAGTACAATATGGAGAAGGAAAAGAGAGTAGAAGACAAACATACTGTGGTTCGATACTGATACTCTTGTCAGGAGTAAAACTCAAACCCTCCTTTCTTGGCTTCTAGAGCTTTGAGCAATTGAGCCTCAACTAGACTCTAAAGTTAACAGGTAGGCATTATCTTCATTTCTG
This genomic interval carries:
- the LOC136510066 gene encoding GATA transcription factor 25-like; the protein is MHQIFSFYTNPPSLALTPQTHQRDSRPKAMFHPSSSSPPNYSDLSMHHAVGFSSAVPTAPTEIPRGGFFHGNGGLLALPNVAPPPYPSSLPSYYIHSNINSHFLPIHLQLSEQLSSNATFSCSSPSASACQLPLPHVPSSPSSSSGDLLEFRTGAMRRVFSTGDLQVMNVAASPPPPPLSGDPHGQDAGVPFTQKVGRYSAEERKQKIERYRTKRNQRNFHKKITYACRKTLADSRPRVQGRFARNAETEAEAAAGHEREASDNYSYEHCHYSDLTTTSSCCYDTQCRESGKTTTFDDGKWWWEAPVAAPAAANGHHRHHQYQQQLLDFDIDMDMDGDDLWASVANMCSGT